The Falco peregrinus isolate bFalPer1 chromosome 1, bFalPer1.pri, whole genome shotgun sequence genome has a window encoding:
- the LOC101911514 gene encoding protein NDNF-like translates to MSWFWFSLPLHLLTVACLCHSIKAPTTSSQQSFKTNLFNFYHSLILADGKETTVHLLKDIPKRYYFVLEEGNALAPFTITVTPCDVPIEWSILVHKASASFLGKAARGDHATQDISKSQKAPSVVSTIFNYKGNSVETYMGMSSHSALYMLEFLSTERDTHITVYLTTDTTSGHLYPELPMDPRIDVIGIGHTTVTLTWKHSPSVLQHRENIQYCLLVNEKHNYKSLCAAETAIRSSGMKLPSTLALSLSPYLLEPQQVMILSNSELSIINKVSSGEVRQICMGTKNTYTVPNLSPSTQYYFDVFVVNLLTNASAAYTGTFARTLEEPEPKVMEMKDGKIIQVVLDGKNQKSYSLQYQARHKRIQFTFQLCRGQVRVHITKNGKTVASENISGLRYFSLKGKLLDTYLVQLRSTEESNSSVKVQVSPHFQKPLFPLLPESLKIKSFSKLRTCNSVTIAWLGTQEESKYCVYKKRIEEDQVWMELQSVDRCSGPESRHKSEKVLCKYFYDVNLQRAVTSETIKGLDAGTLYLFDVYLFGPSGIPIRYHSKVVKTRKKC, encoded by the exons ATGTCCTGGTTCTGGttttctctgcctctccatCTTCTCACGGTGGCTTGCTTGTGTCATTCCATAAAAGCACCCACCACCAGTTCCCAGCAGAGCTTCAAGACCAATCTCTTCAATTTCTACCACTCCCTGATACTTGCTGATGGCAAGGAAACTACAGTTCACCTGCTGAAAGATATACCTAAAAG GTATTACTTTGTTTTGGAGGAAGGCAACGCCCTCGCACCTTTCACAATAACAGTGACCCCTTGTGATGTTCCCATTGAATGGAGCATACTTGTGCACAAGGCTTCAGCAAGTTTCCTTGGAAAAGCAGCACGAG GTGATCATGCCACACAAGACATCTCAAAGTCTCAGAAGGCTCCAAGCGTGGTGTCCACCATTTTTAACTATAAGGGAAATTCTGTAGAGACTTACATGGGTATGTCTTCTCATTCTGCCCTTTACATGCTAGAGTTCTTATCCACTGAGCGAGACACACACATTACCGTATACTTAACAACTGACACAACATCTGGGCACCTCTATCCAGAACTTCCAATGGATCCACGCATAGATGTCATTGGCATCGGGCATACAACAGTGACTCTGACCTGGAAACACAGCCCTTCTGTCTTGCAACATAGAGAAAACATCCAGTACTGTCTTCTAGTTAATGAAAAGCACAACTATAAGAGCTTATGTGCTGCTGAGACAGCAATCAGGTCCTCTGGAATGAAACTGCCATCTACGTTAGCTTTGTCTCTCTCTCCTTACCTTCTTGAACCGCAGCAGGTGATGATATTGTCCAACAGCGAGTTGAGCATCATCAACAAAGTGAGTAGTGGGGAAGTCAGGCAGATATGCATGGGTACCAAGAACACTTACACGGTGCCCAATCTCAGTCCCAGCACTCAGTATTACTTTGACGTTTTTGTTGTCAATCTCCTCACAAATGCCAGCGCTGCTTATACTGGGACATTTGCAAGGACCCTGGAAGAACCTGAACCTAAGGTGATGGAGATGAAAGATGGGAAAATTATTCAGGTTGTGCTGGATGGGAAAAACCAGAAATCCTACAGTCTGCAGTACCAGGCGAGGCACAAGAGAATACAATTCACATTTCAGTTGTGTCGTGGCCAAGTGCGGGTTCACATAACAAAGAACGGTAAAACAGTGGCATCAGAAAACATCTCAGGGCTGAGGTATTTCTCACTGaaggggaagctgctggacACATATTTGGTGCAGCTGAGGTCCACAGAGGAATCTAACTCTTCTGTGAAAGTACAGGTGTCCCCTCATTTCCAAAAGCCCTTATTCCCACTTCTACCAGAGAGCTTAAAAATCAAGTCCTTCAGTAAACTGAGGACCTGCAACTCTGTCACCATTGCCTGGCTAGGAACACAAGAGGAGAGCAAGTACTGTGTGTACAAGAAAAGGATTGAAGAAGATCAGGTCTGGATGGAACTGCAGAGTGTGGACAGGTGCTCTGGACCTGAATCTCGGCACAAGTCGGAGAAAGTGCTGTGCAAGTATTTCTATGATGTCAATCTCCAGCGAGCTGTCACCTCAGAGACCATCAAAGGGCTGGATGCAGGGACACTTTACTTGTTTGATGTTTATCTCTTTGGGCCATCTGGCATCCCCATCAGATATCACAGCAAAGTTGTGAAGACCcgaaaaaaatgctga